Proteins found in one Streptococcus anginosus subsp. whileyi MAS624 genomic segment:
- a CDS encoding thiamine diphosphokinase: MTKIALFAGGTIDSFQMDFDLFIGVDRGSLLLIEQGICPDLAVGDFDSVSEKELALICSQSKEVLQAQPEKDDTDLELAVKAAFARYPQAQVTIFGAFGGRLDHTLANIFLPSDLEITPYMQQIRLCSAQNELSYCPQGRHEIKPVAGMNYLAFMPADDSRLSIEGAKYPLNESNYFFKKVYASNEFIDEPVFLECQSGYVIVIYSKDRS, translated from the coding sequence ATGACTAAAATTGCTCTCTTTGCTGGTGGGACGATAGATAGCTTTCAAATGGATTTTGACCTCTTTATCGGAGTAGATAGGGGAAGCCTGCTTCTCATTGAACAAGGTATTTGTCCAGACCTAGCGGTCGGTGATTTTGATTCCGTTTCGGAGAAAGAGTTGGCTTTGATTTGTTCTCAATCTAAAGAGGTACTTCAAGCACAACCTGAAAAAGACGATACGGATTTGGAGTTAGCGGTTAAAGCTGCTTTTGCACGTTATCCACAGGCGCAAGTGACTATTTTTGGTGCTTTTGGCGGGCGCTTGGATCATACTTTGGCAAATATTTTCTTGCCGAGCGATCTAGAAATCACGCCTTATATGCAACAAATTCGGCTTTGTAGTGCGCAAAATGAGCTCAGCTATTGTCCTCAAGGGCGTCACGAGATAAAGCCAGTAGCTGGTATGAATTATCTAGCCTTTATGCCTGCGGACGATAGCCGGTTGAGCATTGAAGGAGCCAAATATCCTTTAAACGAATCCAATTATTTTTTCAAAAAAGTGTATGCTTCTAACGAATTTATAGATGAGCCCGTTTTTTTAGAGTGCCAATCAGGTTATGTTATTGTCATTTATAGCAAAGACAGGAGTTAG
- a CDS encoding DNA recombination protein RmuC, which yields MEFVIILLLLGNLIVTFLLWQKNQQQTDQAKKIFEDQADQLSDQLDYRFEQERQQSLLVQQQLELALGDRLGEVRTDLHRNLTEMRLEISENLTQNRDKTDERMRQIQESNDHRLEQMRQTVEEKLEKTLQTRLQASFETVSKQLESVNRGLGEMQNVARDVGTLNKVLSNTKTRGILGELQLGQIIEDILTPSQYEREFATVPGSSERVEYAIKLPGQVEKDYIYLPIDSKFPLADYYRLEDAYESGNKDEIDLYRKSLLASVKRFAKDIKKKYLAPPATTNFGVMFLPTEGLYSEVVRNPEFFDNLRRDEQIVVAGPSTLSALLNSLSVGFKTLNIQRSADDISKVLGNVKSEFNKFGGILLKAQKHLQHASGNIDELLTRRTNAIERTLRHVEISDKSALDGLLDFQDEEEEYED from the coding sequence ATGGAGTTTGTAATCATCCTCTTATTGTTGGGAAATCTTATTGTGACCTTTCTTTTGTGGCAAAAGAATCAGCAACAGACAGACCAAGCGAAGAAGATTTTTGAAGATCAAGCCGATCAATTATCTGATCAGTTGGACTACCGTTTTGAGCAGGAGCGGCAGCAAAGCCTTCTAGTACAGCAACAGCTGGAATTGGCTCTGGGAGATCGTTTGGGTGAGGTGCGTACGGATTTACATCGGAATTTAACGGAAATGCGTTTAGAAATAAGTGAAAATCTAACCCAAAATCGTGATAAGACAGATGAACGAATGCGCCAAATTCAAGAGTCAAATGACCACCGTTTAGAACAAATGCGCCAAACGGTGGAAGAAAAATTAGAGAAGACACTGCAAACAAGATTGCAAGCTTCCTTTGAAACGGTCTCAAAACAATTAGAGTCGGTCAATCGCGGTTTAGGAGAAATGCAAAATGTAGCGCGTGATGTGGGCACTCTAAACAAGGTGCTCTCCAATACTAAAACGCGCGGGATTTTAGGCGAATTGCAGCTTGGTCAAATCATTGAAGACATTTTGACACCGAGCCAGTATGAGCGTGAGTTTGCCACGGTTCCAGGCTCTAGTGAACGTGTAGAGTATGCAATTAAATTACCGGGACAAGTGGAAAAAGATTACATCTATTTACCAATTGATTCCAAGTTTCCTCTGGCAGACTACTATCGCTTAGAGGATGCTTACGAGTCAGGAAACAAAGACGAGATTGATTTATACCGCAAGTCTTTGCTAGCTAGCGTCAAACGTTTTGCCAAAGACATTAAGAAAAAATATCTGGCACCTCCTGCAACCACGAATTTTGGAGTGATGTTTTTGCCAACCGAAGGGCTTTATTCAGAGGTTGTTCGCAATCCAGAATTCTTTGACAATTTGCGTCGGGATGAGCAGATTGTGGTGGCAGGGCCGTCTACACTATCTGCTTTGCTTAATTCGCTTTCGGTCGGTTTTAAAACGCTCAATATTCAAAGAAGTGCAGATGACATCAGCAAGGTTCTGGGCAATGTCAAATCAGAATTTAATAAATTTGGTGGTATTTTGCTCAAGGCACAAAAACATTTGCAACATGCATCTGGCAATATTGATGAATTGCTGACGCGAAGAACTAATGCTATCGAGAGGACTTTGCGTCATGTTGAAATTTCGGATAAGTCGGCCTTAGATGGTCTATTAGATTTTCAAGATGAAGAGGAAGAATATGAAGATTAA
- the rpsG gene encoding 30S ribosomal protein S7: MSRKNRAPKREVLPDPLYNSKLVTRLINRVMLDGKRGTAASIVYGAFEQIKEATGNDALEVFETAMENIMPVLEVRARRVGGSNYQVPVEVRPERRTTLGLRWLVTISRSRGEHTMQDRLAKEIMDAANNTGAAVKKREDTHRMAEANRAFAHFRW, from the coding sequence ATGAGTCGTAAAAACCGTGCGCCTAAGCGCGAAGTATTGCCAGATCCGCTCTACAATTCAAAATTAGTGACACGTCTTATCAACCGCGTTATGCTTGATGGGAAACGTGGTACAGCCGCTTCAATTGTATATGGCGCTTTTGAGCAAATCAAAGAAGCTACTGGAAACGATGCACTTGAAGTATTTGAAACAGCTATGGAAAACATCATGCCTGTACTTGAAGTACGTGCTCGCCGTGTTGGTGGGTCTAACTATCAAGTCCCAGTTGAAGTTCGTCCAGAACGTCGTACAACTCTTGGGCTTCGTTGGTTGGTAACTATTTCACGTTCACGTGGAGAACACACTATGCAAGATCGTCTTGCGAAAGAAATCATGGATGCAGCTAACAATACTGGTGCAGCTGTTAAAAAACGTGAAGATACTCACCGTATGGCTGAA
- the rpsL gene encoding 30S ribosomal protein S12 yields the protein MPTINQLVRKPRKSKVEKSKSPALNVGYNSLKRVPTRENSPQKRGVATRVGTMTPKKPNSALRKFARVRLSNLIEVTAYIPGIGHNLQEHSVVLLRGGRVKDLPGVRYHIVRGALDTAGVTDRKQGRSKYGTKKPKA from the coding sequence ATGCCTACAATTAACCAATTGGTTCGCAAACCGCGTAAATCAAAAGTAGAAAAATCTAAATCACCAGCTTTAAACGTTGGTTATAATAGTCTGAAACGTGTGCCTACTCGTGAAAACTCACCACAAAAACGTGGTGTAGCAACTCGTGTTGGTACTATGACACCTAAAAAACCGAATTCGGCTCTTCGTAAATTTGCTCGTGTGCGTTTGAGCAATCTTATTGAAGTAACCGCTTATATCCCAGGTATCGGACATAACTTGCAAGAACACAGTGTTGTGCTTCTTCGTGGTGGACGTGTAAAAGACCTTCCAGGGGTACGTTATCACATCGTTCGTGGTGCACTTGATACAGCAGGTGTAACTGATCGTAAGCAAGGCCGTTCTAAATACGGTACCAAAAAACCAAAAGCATAA
- a CDS encoding 3'-5' exoribonuclease YhaM family protein, whose product MKINQMKKDELFEGFYLIKSAELRQTRAGKNYLAFTFQDDTGTIEGKLWDAQPHNVEEFTAGKVIHMQGRREVYNNTPQVNQITLRLPKVGEPNNPADFKEKPPVDVQELREYLSQMIFKIENPIWQRVVRALYAKYDKEFYSYPAAKTNHHAFEAGLAFHTATMVRLANAIGEIYPQLNKSLLYAGIMLHDLAKVLELTGPEQTEYTVRGNLIGHIALIDEEITKVLAELKIDDTREDVIILRHVLLSHHGLLEYGSPVRPKIMEAEIIHMIDNLDAEMMMMTSALALVGKGEMTNRIFAMDNRSFYKPNFDK is encoded by the coding sequence ATGAAGATTAACCAAATGAAAAAAGATGAGCTATTTGAAGGATTTTATCTCATCAAATCTGCTGAACTTCGTCAAACAAGGGCAGGGAAAAACTATTTGGCATTCACCTTTCAAGATGACACTGGAACGATTGAAGGGAAATTGTGGGATGCACAACCGCACAATGTGGAAGAATTTACTGCTGGAAAAGTCATCCATATGCAAGGGCGCAGAGAAGTATATAACAATACTCCGCAAGTGAATCAAATTACACTACGTCTGCCAAAAGTTGGTGAGCCAAACAATCCAGCTGATTTTAAAGAAAAGCCGCCAGTTGATGTCCAAGAACTACGTGAATATCTGTCACAAATGATCTTCAAAATTGAAAACCCAATTTGGCAGCGTGTGGTGCGAGCTTTGTATGCTAAATACGATAAAGAATTTTATTCTTATCCTGCTGCTAAAACGAATCATCATGCTTTTGAAGCAGGACTTGCTTTTCATACAGCTACAATGGTGCGGTTGGCAAATGCCATTGGTGAGATTTACCCGCAATTAAATAAGAGCTTGCTCTATGCAGGAATTATGCTCCATGATTTAGCAAAGGTGCTGGAATTGACAGGCCCAGAGCAAACAGAATACACTGTTCGAGGCAATCTCATCGGACACATCGCTTTGATTGATGAAGAAATAACAAAGGTGTTGGCAGAATTAAAAATTGACGACACTAGAGAAGATGTCATTATTCTCCGTCATGTTTTGCTAAGTCATCACGGTTTGTTGGAATACGGTAGTCCAGTGCGTCCGAAAATCATGGAAGCTGAAATTATCCACATGATTGATAATTTAGATGCGGAAATGATGATGATGACTTCGGCTCTAGCCTTGGTTGGCAAGGGTGAGATGACCAATCGAATCTTTGCTATGGACAATCGCTCTTTCTATAAGCCTAATTTTGATAAGTAA
- the rnmV gene encoding ribonuclease M5 produces MKEKISQVLVVEGRDDTANLKRYFDVETYETRGSAIGQEDIQRIKYLHNLHGVIVFTDPDVNGERIRRMIMTVIPGVQHAFLRRAEAVPKSKSKGKSLGIEHASYEDLKTALSQVTKNFEKTTDFDITRSDLIRLGFLAGSDSRKRREFLGEELRIGYSNGKQLLKRLELFGISLAEVEKVMTHYQESKNGGVK; encoded by the coding sequence ATGAAAGAAAAAATTTCTCAGGTTCTCGTTGTGGAAGGTCGGGACGATACGGCCAATCTCAAGCGGTATTTTGATGTAGAAACTTATGAAACGAGAGGGTCTGCGATTGGCCAAGAAGACATTCAGCGCATTAAATATCTCCATAACCTGCACGGAGTGATTGTGTTTACTGATCCAGACGTCAATGGTGAGCGAATCCGTAGAATGATTATGACGGTCATCCCTGGTGTTCAACATGCTTTTTTAAGGCGTGCTGAGGCAGTTCCTAAGTCTAAAAGTAAAGGGAAGTCATTAGGCATTGAGCATGCTTCTTATGAAGATTTGAAGACTGCTCTTTCGCAGGTGACTAAGAATTTTGAAAAAACGACTGATTTTGACATTACGCGTTCGGATTTGATTCGCTTAGGTTTTCTGGCAGGCAGTGATAGCCGCAAGCGCCGTGAATTTTTAGGAGAAGAACTCCGAATTGGCTACTCAAATGGGAAACAATTGCTCAAACGTTTGGAATTGTTTGGGATAAGTTTAGCAGAAGTTGAAAAAGTAATGACGCATTATCAAGAAAGTAAAAATGGAGGAGTAAAATAA
- a CDS encoding tyrosine-type recombinase/integrase: MFYKELDNGKYRYYEKFYDDRDKKWKQVTVTLKSKSRVSQAEAKRRLATKIDKILTTPTKEELKQQKYEATTFSQLLAEWKTIRASEIKPSSFRSEMKCLQFFADAVGDLKLSEYTTQQIQSYLMSLNVENSTRKNRKIYLNGIFGYAEKVGYITKSPVKNVVIPKQKADYEKLKKAKEHFISKEELGKVLSYCESHNKDRRYTLAMEFIFLTGLRFAEFIGVRYQDIDFKNCFLKIDHTIDYVAHKYDERVLQTTKTVGSVRTIILSERCIEIVSYFREHCRDEEFVFVTEQGNIMRQPLLYKFIKNSCDTVLGEVKTYNIHMLRHSHISLLAELGLPIKAIMERVGHRDESITLQVYSHVTENIQDEVRTKLNQIHL; encoded by the coding sequence ATGTTTTATAAAGAGTTAGATAATGGCAAATACCGTTATTATGAGAAGTTTTATGATGATCGTGATAAAAAGTGGAAACAGGTGACTGTTACTTTGAAATCAAAATCTAGAGTTTCTCAAGCAGAAGCAAAACGGCGATTAGCAACTAAGATAGATAAAATTCTTACAACACCGACAAAAGAAGAGCTGAAACAACAAAAATATGAAGCGACTACGTTTAGTCAGCTGTTGGCAGAATGGAAAACTATTCGAGCTAGTGAAATTAAACCGTCAAGTTTCAGAAGTGAAATGAAATGTCTGCAATTTTTTGCTGATGCGGTAGGAGATTTGAAGTTATCAGAATACACTACCCAGCAAATACAGAGCTACCTAATGAGTTTAAATGTTGAAAATTCTACAAGGAAAAATCGAAAGATTTATCTTAATGGTATCTTTGGCTATGCTGAGAAGGTCGGATATATCACCAAGAGTCCTGTCAAAAATGTAGTAATTCCTAAGCAGAAGGCTGACTATGAAAAACTCAAAAAGGCTAAGGAACATTTTATCAGTAAAGAAGAGTTAGGAAAAGTTTTATCGTATTGCGAAAGTCATAATAAAGATAGACGCTATACGTTAGCGATGGAGTTCATTTTTTTAACAGGTCTTCGCTTTGCTGAATTTATCGGTGTTCGCTATCAAGATATAGATTTTAAAAATTGCTTTTTGAAGATTGACCATACGATTGATTATGTAGCTCACAAGTACGATGAGCGAGTGCTTCAAACTACTAAGACGGTAGGTTCTGTTAGAACGATAATTCTAAGTGAGCGTTGTATAGAGATTGTTTCATATTTTCGTGAGCATTGTCGTGATGAAGAGTTTGTTTTTGTCACAGAGCAAGGAAATATTATGAGACAACCTTTATTATACAAATTCATCAAGAATAGTTGCGATACAGTCTTAGGTGAAGTAAAAACCTATAATATCCATATGCTCCGACATTCCCATATTAGTTTACTTGCTGAACTAGGATTGCCTATTAAAGCGATTATGGAGCGTGTAGGTCACCGAGATGAGTCCATTACTTTACAGGTATATAGCCATGTTACTGAAAATATCCAAGATGAAGTAAGAACTAAACTTAATCAAATTCACCTGTAA
- the purR gene encoding pur operon repressor, whose product MKLRRSERMVVISNYLINHPYELTSLNTFAEKYESAKSSISEDIVIIKRAFEEMEIGHIETITGAGGGVIFTPSISDKEARAMVEDLRTKLSESNRILPGGYIYLSDLLSTPSILNNIGRIIAKTFRNQKIDAVMTVATKGVPLANAVANVLNVPFVIVRRDLKITEGSTVSVNYVSGSSGDRIEKMFLSKRSLKAGSRVLIVDDFLKGGGTVNGMISLLREFDSELAGVAVFAENAQTEREHLDYKSLLKVTAIDVKSNKISVEVGNIFDK is encoded by the coding sequence ATGAAATTAAGAAGAAGTGAGCGCATGGTAGTCATTTCTAACTACCTAATCAATCATCCGTACGAATTAACAAGTCTCAATACATTTGCTGAGAAGTATGAGTCCGCAAAATCTTCCATTTCCGAAGATATTGTCATTATCAAACGTGCTTTTGAAGAAATGGAAATCGGGCATATCGAAACCATTACAGGAGCAGGAGGAGGCGTTATTTTTACTCCTTCTATCTCGGATAAAGAAGCTAGAGCAATGGTGGAAGACCTCCGCACGAAATTGTCTGAAAGCAATCGAATTTTACCCGGTGGCTACATTTACTTATCGGATTTGCTGAGTACGCCTTCTATTTTAAACAACATTGGACGCATTATTGCCAAGACGTTTCGAAATCAAAAAATTGATGCCGTAATGACTGTTGCCACAAAAGGAGTACCGTTGGCAAATGCAGTGGCAAATGTGTTAAATGTTCCATTTGTCATTGTGCGCCGCGACTTGAAAATCACAGAGGGCTCAACGGTTAGCGTCAATTATGTTTCAGGTTCAAGTGGTGACCGTATTGAAAAGATGTTCTTGTCGAAACGCAGCCTGAAAGCTGGAAGCCGTGTGTTAATCGTAGATGATTTCTTAAAAGGCGGCGGAACAGTCAATGGCATGATTAGTCTTTTACGAGAATTTGATTCGGAATTGGCTGGTGTAGCAGTCTTTGCGGAAAATGCACAGACAGAACGCGAACATTTGGATTACAAATCATTGTTGAAAGTGACAGCTATTGATGTGAAGTCCAACAAAATCAGCGTAGAAGTTGGCAATATTTTTGACAAATAG
- the rsgA gene encoding ribosome small subunit-dependent GTPase A, with amino-acid sequence MKGIIVKALAGFYYVESEGKVYQTRARGNFRKKGQTPYVGDEVEFSAEKDSEGYILKIADRKNSLVRPPIVNIDQAVVIMSAKEPDFNPNLLDRFLVLLEQKAIHPIIYISKLDLLEDDKELDAFLDVYQAIGYDTAKAVTELLPFLTSKKTVFMGQTGVGKSTLLNKIAPDLQLETGEISESLGRGRHTTRAVSFYNLNGGKIADTPGFSSLDYEVDNAEDLNQAFPEIAEVSRDCKFRTCTHTHEPNCAVKPAVENGTIADFRFEDYLQFLSEIEHRRETYKKVAKKQPK; translated from the coding sequence TTGAAAGGAATAATTGTGAAAGCCTTGGCTGGCTTCTATTATGTAGAGTCAGAAGGCAAGGTGTATCAGACCAGAGCTAGAGGAAATTTCCGCAAGAAAGGACAAACTCCCTATGTGGGGGATGAGGTCGAATTTTCTGCTGAGAAAGATTCTGAAGGATACATTTTAAAAATAGCAGATCGAAAAAACAGTCTGGTACGCCCACCTATTGTTAATATCGATCAGGCTGTCGTGATAATGAGTGCCAAAGAGCCAGATTTTAATCCCAATCTTTTGGATCGGTTCTTAGTTCTTTTGGAGCAGAAAGCCATTCATCCGATTATTTATATCAGTAAATTGGATTTGTTGGAGGACGACAAAGAGCTAGATGCTTTCCTTGATGTTTACCAAGCGATTGGTTATGATACTGCCAAAGCAGTCACAGAACTGTTGCCATTTTTGACAAGTAAAAAGACGGTTTTCATGGGGCAGACAGGAGTTGGCAAATCCACTTTGCTCAATAAAATCGCACCAGATTTGCAATTAGAAACAGGTGAGATTTCAGAGAGTCTAGGTCGCGGTCGTCATACGACACGAGCTGTCAGCTTTTACAATCTTAATGGAGGAAAAATTGCGGATACTCCGGGATTTTCTTCCTTGGATTACGAAGTGGACAATGCGGAGGATTTAAACCAAGCATTTCCTGAAATTGCTGAAGTCAGTCGTGACTGTAAATTCCGGACCTGTACTCATACGCATGAACCGAATTGTGCGGTGAAACCTGCGGTTGAAAATGGAACAATTGCAGACTTTCGATTTGAAGATTACCTGCAATTTTTGAGTGAAATTGAACATCGTCGTGAAACCTATAAAAAAGTAGCTAAGAAGCAACCTAAGTGA
- a CDS encoding TatD family hydrolase: protein MKIFDTHTHLNVDNFAGKEAEEIAFARELGVTKMNIVGFDAETIEKSLALSRQYDELYSTIGWHPTEAGSYTQEVEDMLVSHLHDPKVIALGEIGLDYHWMTAPKETQERVFRRQIQLSKDLDLPFVVHTRDALDDTYEIIKSEGVGSCGGIMHSYSGSLEMAQRFVDLGMMISFSGVVTFKKTVDVQEAAQNLPLDKILVETDAPYLAPVPKRGRENRTAYTRYVVDKIAELRGLTTEEVAQATYENALRIFNLKED from the coding sequence TTGAAAATTTTTGATACACATACACACCTTAACGTGGATAATTTTGCAGGAAAAGAAGCTGAAGAAATTGCTTTTGCACGCGAGTTAGGTGTCACAAAGATGAATATTGTGGGATTTGATGCAGAAACCATTGAAAAGTCGCTTGCGCTGTCTCGTCAATATGATGAGCTTTACAGTACGATTGGCTGGCATCCGACAGAGGCCGGTTCTTACACGCAGGAAGTGGAGGACATGCTTGTCAGTCATTTGCATGATCCCAAAGTTATTGCCCTTGGTGAAATTGGATTGGATTATCATTGGATGACAGCACCGAAAGAGACGCAAGAGCGAGTTTTTCGACGGCAGATTCAATTGTCAAAAGATCTTGACTTACCTTTTGTAGTGCACACTCGTGATGCCTTGGACGACACATATGAGATTATTAAAAGTGAAGGTGTAGGTTCATGTGGCGGCATTATGCACTCTTATTCAGGCTCTTTGGAAATGGCTCAGCGTTTTGTAGATCTTGGTATGATGATTTCATTTTCGGGTGTGGTCACGTTTAAGAAGACCGTAGATGTGCAGGAAGCTGCGCAAAATCTCCCTTTGGACAAAATCCTAGTTGAAACGGATGCACCTTACTTAGCTCCTGTTCCCAAGCGTGGGCGTGAAAACCGGACGGCTTATACTCGCTATGTTGTAGACAAGATTGCAGAGCTGCGCGGTCTTACGACCGAAGAAGTCGCACAAGCAACCTATGAAAATGCATTACGAATATTTAATTTGAAAGAAGATTGA
- a CDS encoding SDR family NAD(P)-dependent oxidoreductase, whose translation MKKCIITGGNSGIGYQAARKLADKGWQVTIFCRSKERAEKACKTIVSETGNSHVSYVLADLSDLTSTKAAVENYIQTQGALDVLINNAADFDLSIKQPILTKDGLEKQFATNVAAPFLLSQSLMPLLKKSDSGRILNISSQGLQAYPFIKLNFDNLKREQSYSPSKTYYQNKLALLMLSLAMRARNKDVKIQAIRVPSVKVDMKRYSHLSSFMKNLYKLKSRFSISPEEMAQTYVALATEDNYNGFLYNEKCQEVKASRSAYDQEAQEKLYRILTQLTTEKTGE comes from the coding sequence ATGAAAAAATGTATCATAACGGGTGGAAATAGCGGGATAGGTTATCAAGCGGCTAGGAAGTTGGCTGATAAAGGTTGGCAGGTTACGATTTTTTGTCGTAGTAAAGAGAGAGCTGAGAAAGCTTGTAAGACAATTGTCAGTGAAACTGGCAATTCTCATGTGAGTTACGTACTAGCAGACCTTTCTGATTTGACGAGTACCAAAGCGGCTGTTGAAAATTATATCCAGACTCAAGGAGCGCTTGATGTCTTGATAAATAATGCTGCTGACTTTGATTTATCAATCAAGCAACCAATTTTAACCAAAGATGGGTTGGAAAAGCAGTTCGCAACCAATGTTGCAGCACCTTTTTTACTGTCGCAGTCTCTTATGCCTTTACTGAAAAAATCTGATAGTGGTCGTATTCTTAATATTTCATCGCAAGGTTTACAAGCCTATCCTTTTATTAAACTGAATTTTGATAATCTAAAGAGAGAACAATCCTATAGCCCTTCAAAAACTTATTACCAAAACAAATTAGCGCTTCTGATGCTATCATTAGCGATGAGAGCAAGGAACAAAGACGTTAAAATTCAGGCTATCAGAGTACCTAGTGTGAAGGTGGATATGAAGCGTTATAGTCACCTTTCTTCCTTCATGAAAAATCTATATAAACTAAAATCTCGTTTCTCAATTTCACCTGAAGAAATGGCACAAACCTATGTTGCTCTCGCTACAGAAGACAATTATAATGGTTTTTTATACAATGAAAAATGCCAAGAGGTCAAAGCCAGTCGCTCAGCTTATGATCAAGAAGCGCAAGAGAAACTCTACCGAATTTTGACGCAACTAACAACAGAGAAAACCGGAGAATGA
- the rpe gene encoding ribulose-phosphate 3-epimerase, with translation MKSYKIAPSILSADYANFESELKKLEATGADYAHIDIMDGHFVPNISFGAGVVASMRPYSKLVFDCHLMVSNPEHHIEDFARAGADIISIHAEATPHIHGALQKIRAAGVKASVVINPGTPVEAVKNVLNLVDQVLVMTVNPGFGGQAFLPETMDKVRELVVLREVNQLDFDIEVDGGIDDGTIRIAKEAGANVFVAGSYVFKGDVAHQVQTLKEALHD, from the coding sequence ATGAAATCTTATAAAATTGCACCGTCTATTTTAAGTGCAGACTATGCTAATTTTGAATCAGAATTGAAAAAATTAGAAGCCACAGGGGCAGATTACGCTCATATTGATATTATGGACGGACATTTTGTACCCAATATCAGCTTCGGTGCGGGTGTGGTAGCGAGCATGCGACCATATAGTAAGTTGGTGTTTGATTGTCATCTCATGGTCTCCAATCCAGAACACCATATTGAAGATTTTGCTCGTGCGGGTGCAGATATTATCAGTATCCATGCTGAAGCAACGCCGCATATTCACGGAGCTTTGCAAAAGATTCGGGCAGCTGGTGTCAAGGCAAGTGTTGTTATCAATCCGGGAACGCCCGTTGAAGCGGTGAAAAATGTTTTGAATTTGGTTGATCAAGTCTTGGTTATGACTGTTAATCCAGGCTTCGGTGGGCAAGCTTTTCTACCAGAAACAATGGATAAAGTACGCGAATTAGTCGTTTTGAGAGAAGTGAACCAACTAGACTTTGATATTGAAGTAGACGGTGGTATTGATGATGGAACCATTCGCATTGCCAAAGAAGCCGGTGCTAATGTCTTTGTGGCAGGTAGTTACGTGTTCAAAGGTGATGTCGCTCATCAGGTTCAAACCTTGAAAGAAGCATTGCATGACTAA
- the rsmA gene encoding 16S rRNA (adenine(1518)-N(6)/adenine(1519)-N(6))-dimethyltransferase RsmA has product MRIADYSVTRAVLERHGFTFKKSFGQNFLTDTNILQKIVDTAEIDENVNVIEIGPGIGALTEFLAENAAEVMAFEIDDRLVPILADTLRDFDNVRVVNEDILKSDLQARIKEFANPNLPIKVVANLPYYITTPILMHLIESGIPFSEFVVMMQREVADRISAQPNSKSYGSLSIAVQYYMTAKVAFIVPRTVFVPAPNVDSAILKMVRRDQPAVGVKDEAFFFKVSKASFTHRRKTLWNNLTSYFGRSNEVKTKLESALDNAELSPSVRGEALDLQEFAHLADSLYDEGFR; this is encoded by the coding sequence ATGAGAATTGCGGATTATAGTGTGACGCGGGCTGTGCTTGAGCGTCATGGCTTTACTTTTAAAAAATCGTTCGGTCAGAATTTCTTGACTGATACCAATATTTTACAAAAAATTGTGGACACAGCTGAGATTGATGAGAATGTTAATGTTATCGAAATCGGACCAGGCATCGGGGCACTGACTGAGTTTTTGGCGGAAAATGCAGCCGAAGTCATGGCTTTTGAAATTGATGATCGCTTGGTGCCGATTTTGGCAGATACTCTGCGGGATTTTGACAATGTGCGCGTGGTCAATGAAGATATTCTTAAGTCAGACTTGCAAGCCCGAATCAAGGAATTTGCTAATCCAAATCTTCCTATCAAAGTGGTGGCCAACCTGCCCTACTATATTACCACTCCTATCCTCATGCACTTGATTGAGAGTGGCATTCCTTTTAGTGAATTTGTCGTGATGATGCAGCGAGAAGTGGCTGATCGTATCTCGGCGCAGCCCAATAGTAAATCTTATGGCAGTTTGTCAATAGCGGTGCAGTATTATATGACCGCAAAGGTTGCTTTTATCGTACCACGGACGGTCTTTGTTCCCGCTCCAAATGTGGATTCGGCTATCCTCAAGATGGTCCGCAGAGACCAGCCAGCAGTTGGGGTCAAGGATGAAGCTTTCTTCTTCAAAGTCTCAAAAGCTAGTTTTACCCACCGCCGGAAAACCCTCTGGAATAATCTGACCAGTTATTTTGGGAGGTCTAATGAAGTCAAAACAAAGCTAGAGTCCGCTTTGGACAATGCTGAGTTATCTCCAAGTGTACGAGGAGAAGCGCTTGATTTGCAAGAATTTGCGCATTTAGCAGACAGCTTATATGATGAAGGATTCAGATAA